From one Eucalyptus grandis isolate ANBG69807.140 chromosome 9, ASM1654582v1, whole genome shotgun sequence genomic stretch:
- the LOC104418766 gene encoding serine/threonine-protein kinase SRK2E — translation MDRAAITVGPGMDLPIMHDNDRYELVRDIGSGNFGVARLMRDRQTNELVAVKYIERGDKIDENVQREIINHRSLIHPNIIRFREVILTPTHLAIVMEYAAGGELFERICNAGRFSEDEARFFFQQLISGVSYCHTMQICHRDLKLENTLLDGSPAPRLKICDFGYSKSSLLHSQPKSTVGTPAYIAPEVLLKKEYDGKVADVWSCGVTLYVMLVGAYPFEDPEDPKNFRRTIQRILNVQYSIPDYVHISPECHHLISRIFVADPTKRITIPEIRNHEWFLKNLPVDLMDENTKNNQFQEPDQPMQSMEEIMRIISEATIPAAGTNNLNQYLTGSLDIDDDMDEDLESDPELDIDSSGEVIYAM, via the exons ATGGATCGGGCGGCGATCACCGTTGGGCCCGGGATGGACTTGCCGATCATGCACGACAACGATCGGTACGAGCTGGTGCGCGACATCGGATCGGGGAATTTCGGCGTCGCGCGGCTGATGCGGGACCGGCAGACCAATGAGCTCGTTGCTGTCAAGTACATCGAGAGAGGGGACAAG ATCGACGAAAATGTGCAAAGGGAAATCATTAATCACAGGTCACTAATACACCCCAACATCATACGATTTAGAGAG GTCATATTAACACCAACTCATCTAGCTATTGTCATGGAATATGCAGCTGGTGGTGAGCTCTTCGAGAGGATTTGTAATGCTGGCAGATTCAGTGAAGATgag GCTCGGTTCTTTTTTCAACAGCTTATATCAGGAGTTAGCTATTGCCATACTATG CAAATATGCCATCGTGATTTGAAACTGGAGAACACATTGCTGGATGGCAGTCCAGCTCCTCGTCTTAAGATCTGTGATTTCGGCTACTCTAAG TCGTCCTTGCTGCATTCCCAACCGAAATCAACTGTTGGGACCCCTGCATATATTGCTCCTGAAGTTTTACTCAAGAAAGAATACGATGGCAAG GTTGCAGATGTGTGGTCTTGTGGTGTGACCTTATATGTGATGTTGGTGGGTGCTTATCCTTTCGAGGACCCTGAGGATCCCAAGAACTTCCGGCGAACCATACAA AGAATTTTGAATGTCCAGTACTCCATTCCTGACTATGTTCATATCTCTCCCGAGTGCCACCATCTGATTTCAAGGATTTTTGTGGCTGACCCCACAAAG AGGATTACAATTCCTGAGATACGGAATCATGAGTGGTTTCTGAAAAATCTTCCAGTGGATCTCATGGATGAGAATACAAAGAACAATCAATTTCAGGAGCCAGATCAGCCTATGCAGAGCATGGAGGAAATCATGCGGATCATTTCTGAGGCCACCATACCTGCCGCTGGTACCAACAACCTCAACCAGTATCTGACCGGTAGCCTTGACATTGATGATGACATGGATGAAGACCTGGAATCAGATCCAGAACTTGACATAGACAGCAGTGGCGAAGTAATCTATGCAATGTAG
- the LOC104418768 gene encoding probable N-acetyl-gamma-glutamyl-phosphate reductase, chloroplastic, with the protein MSSSIFSAARLDSGCFWKEGKIAKSDMWSNKRLLVRASIAPSPQIAWKKSEKLQKDVRVAVLGASGYTGSEIVRLLANHPHFGITLMTADRKAGQSLGSVFPHLITQDLPDMVAVKDADFSEVDAVFCCLPHGTTQEIIKGLPKNLKIVDLSADFRLRDILEYEEWYGQPHQAPELQKEAVYGLTEISREDIRHAHLVANPGCYPTSIQLPLVPLIRANLIQLKNIIIDSKSGVSGAGRGAKEANLYTEIAEGIHSYGITKHRHVPEIEQGLSEAARSKITVSFTPHLMPMSRGMQSTIYVEMPSGVTVDDLYEQLKVAYQDEEFVVLLGKGNVPHTRHVRGSNYCLMNVFPDRIPGRAILISVIDNLVKGASGQAVQNLNVMMGLPENMGLKYLPLFP; encoded by the exons ATGAGCTCGTCGATTTTCAGTGCCGCTCGTTTGGATTCGGGATGCTTTTGGAAG GAGGGAAAGATTGCGAAATCCGATATGTGGAGCAATAAGCGGCTGCTTGTAAGAGCATCTATAGCACCGTCTCCACAAATTGCATGGAAGAAAAGTGAGAAGCTCCAGAAGGATGTGCGAGTCGCCGTTCTTGGAGCCAGCGGCTACACTGGTTCGGAG ATCGTGAGACTCCTCGCAAACCATCCTCACTTCGGCATTACTCTAATGACGGCGGACAGAAAGGCGGGGCAGTCACTGGGATCTGTCTTCCCCCACCTGATCACTCAA GATTTACCGGATATGGTTGCTGTCAAAGATGCAGATTTTTCTGAAGTGGACGCTGTATTTTGCTGTTTGCCACATGGAACGACACAG GAGATAATCAAAGGTCTTCCCAAAAACTTGAAGATTGTTGATCTTTCTGCA GATTTTCGGCTGCGAGACATTTTAGAATATGAAGAGTGGTATGGTCAACCACACCAAGCTCCAGAGTTGCAG AAAGAAGCTGTATATGGTCTAACAGAGATTTCAAGAGAGGATATAAGACATGCTCATCTAGTTGCTAATCCTGGTTGCTACCCAACTTCAATTCAACTCCCCCTTGTTCCCTTGATAAGG GCTAATcttattcaattaaaaaatatcattatAGATTCTAAATCTGGTGTCAGCGGTGCAG GACGTGGTGCTAAGGAAGCTAACTTGTACACTGAAATAGCCGAAGGCATACATTCTTATGGCATTACGAAACATCGTCATG TTCCAGAGATTGAGCAGGGATTATCTGAAGCTGCACGATCAAAGATCACTGTCAGCTTTACCCCACATTTGATGCCAATG AGCCGAGGAATGCAATCAACTATTTATGTTGAAATGCCTTCGGGTGTAACGGTAGATGATCTATATGAGCAGCTTAAAGTTGCTTACCAG GATGAGGAATTCGTTGTTTTATTAGGAAAAGGAAATGTTCCTCATACTCGACATGTTCGAGGATCCAATTATTGTCTAATGAATGTCTTTCCTGATCGAATTCCTGGACGAGCAATACTAATCTCTGTT ATTGACAATCTTGTCAAGGGAGCTTCTGGTCAGGCTGTGCAGAATCTCAATGTGATGATGGGATTACCTGAGAATATGGGGCTTAAATACCTGCCATTGTTTCCCTGA